Below is a genomic region from Catenuloplanes atrovinosus.
CGCGGTGGTGTGCCCGGCCGCGCGCAGCCCGGCCTCGGCCAGGTACGCCGTGGAGGTCTTCCCGGCCGTGCCGGTGACGCCGATGACCAGCATCGCGGCGGACGGGTGACCGTAGACCGCGGAGGACACCGTGCCGAGCACGTCCCGCGGGTCCGGCACCACCAGCGCGGGCAGCCCGGCCGCGGCGACCGCCGCCACGCCGGCCGGGTCGGTCAGCGCGGCGAGCGCGCCCGCGGCGGCCGCCCTCGCGGCGAACTCGGCGCCGTGCCGGGCCGCGCCGGGCAGCGCCGCGAAGAGATCGCCGGGGCGTAGCGCGGAGCTGTCGTGGGTGATTCCGGTGACGATCGGGTCGGCCGTGGCACCGGACGTCCGCACCTCGGTCCGCAGCACCGCGGCCAGCGAGGACAGCGTCCGTCCGGTCGGCACGACGGGCCGCGGCGGCGAGGTCGGCGGGGAGGTTTTGCCGGGCACGGCGTCAGACCCTACCCGGTCCGCGGGACCCGTCGACATCGGCCACAAGATTCACTAATGCCATAACAGCGCGCACACCAGTCATAACTAGAGTGCGGCCATTCAGTGTCCGCACGGCGAAGGGTGGAGTTACGGGCGGACCGTGAACTCCGGCGGTTCCGTGGTGCTCGGCGGCACCTTGTAGTGCCGCAGCGCGAAGCTCATGATCTCCTTGAACGCCGGGCCCGCCACCGGCCCGCCGCCGCTCTTGGGCGTGTGCGCGAAGACCGCCACCACGAACCGCGGGTTCTCGGCCGGCGCCATGCCGATGAACGACGACACCTCGCCGGCCAGGTACGAGCCCTCCGCCAGGCGGCTCGACGTACCGGTCTTGCCGGCCACCCGGTAGCCGTTCACCCGCGCGTCCCGCCCGCTGCCGTCCGGCACCTCCATCACGGACTCCAGCAGCGTGCGCAGTTCCCCGGCGGTGTCCGCGCTGAGCACCCGGTGCGACGCCACGTCCGTGTTCGCCGTGACCGTGCCGTCCGGCGCGACCGTGTCCTTGATCAGGTGCGGCTGCACGTAGACGCCGTCGTTGGCGATCGCGCCGTACGCGGCCGCCATCTGGAGCAGCGTGGCGTCGACGCTGTGCCCGATCGGGACCGAGCCGTACGTCGACCCGCTCCACTCCCCGACCTCCAGCACCCGGCCGGCGGCCTCGCCGTCCACGCCCTCGTTCACCGACTGCCCGAGCCCGAACCGCTTCTGGTACTCGACCACCTTCTCCGGCCCGAGCTGGTCGGCGACCTGGATCGCGGCCACGTTCGACGAGTACGCCATCGCGCCGGCCATGGTGATCCGGGTGCCCTCGTCGAACGGGTGGGTGTCCCGGAACGTGACGCCGCCCTTGCGCACCGACGGCCCCACCTCGAGCACCGTCTCCGGCGTGATCACGCCCTCCTCAAGCGCGGCGCCGTAGATCAGCGCCTTGTGCACGGAACCGGGGTCGACCACCACCGCGGACGCCACGTCCTGCCGGTCCTCCGGGTCCGCCCGGTCGAACTCCACCGGGTCGTACGTGGGGAAGCTGGCCTGCGCACGCACCTCGCCGGTCCGGGCGTCCAGCACCACGGCCGCGCCGATGCTGACGCCGGCCTCGACCATCAGCTCGCCGATGATGCGCTGCGTCTCGTACTGCATGTCCCGGTCGATGGTCAGGGTCAGCGAGCTGCCGTCCTTGGCCGGGGTCTGCTGCGAGTACCCGCCGGGGATCTCCTTGGCCAGGTCGGTGCCGTCGACGTACTTGCCGACCTCGAACCGGCGCTCGCCGTTGACGCCGCGCAGCAGCTGGTCGTACCGGGCCTCGATGCCCTCCAGGCCGTACATCTCGGCGCCGGTGAAGCCGATCAGGTTCGCGGCCAGGTCGCGGCCGGGCCACTCGCGCTTCTCGTCCCGGCCGATCACGATCTCCGGCAGCTCCAGCGCCTCGATCTTCTTCGCGTCGCTGGTGCTCACCGCGCGCGCCAGCCACTCGAAGTTGGACGGCCCACCGCCCGGCCGGGTGCGCTTGCGCATGCGCTCCAGCAGCTCGGACTTGGACAGGCCGAGGATCGGGGCGAGCAGCGACGCGGTCCGGTTCGCGTCCTTCACGACCTCCGGGTCGACCGCGATGTACCGCGCCTCCACGCTGTGCGCCAGCACCGCGCCGTTCACGTCGTAGATCGCGCCGCGCGCCGCCGGCAGCGTGACCACCTTCAGCCGGTCCTGGAGACCCTGCTTGGCCCACTCCGGCGTGTCGCCGAACTGGAGCACCACCAGCCGCACGCCGACCGTGGCCAGCATGACCAGGGCCAGCAGCGACGCCACCCGCAACCGGCGGCCCGGGTCGCCCAGCTTCGGCGGGCGGCGCGGGTGCCGCGGCTTGCGGACCGGCGCCGGCCGGTTCCCCGGCGGCGAGGCCGCCTTCCGGCGCGGGGCCGGGACCGCGTCCCGGTCCCGCTCGCGGGCGGCGGTGCCGCGCCGGCGCGGCTCCCGCGCCGCGGTCCCGCGGCGTTCGCCCTGGCGGCCGCCGTCGAGC
It encodes:
- a CDS encoding penicillin-binding transpeptidase domain-containing protein: MPHREQPPARRGRGARDDRDSGRGGARDRRQARDTGDDGQPSSPSSRSHGKMFEARAYTPRGRTVREGVPRPPRPVEEPRARRTGGSGSTPATARGDRPALRVLDGGRQGERRGTAAREPRRRGTAARERDRDAVPAPRRKAASPPGNRPAPVRKPRHPRRPPKLGDPGRRLRVASLLALVMLATVGVRLVVLQFGDTPEWAKQGLQDRLKVVTLPAARGAIYDVNGAVLAHSVEARYIAVDPEVVKDANRTASLLAPILGLSKSELLERMRKRTRPGGGPSNFEWLARAVSTSDAKKIEALELPEIVIGRDEKREWPGRDLAANLIGFTGAEMYGLEGIEARYDQLLRGVNGERRFEVGKYVDGTDLAKEIPGGYSQQTPAKDGSSLTLTIDRDMQYETQRIIGELMVEAGVSIGAAVVLDARTGEVRAQASFPTYDPVEFDRADPEDRQDVASAVVVDPGSVHKALIYGAALEEGVITPETVLEVGPSVRKGGVTFRDTHPFDEGTRITMAGAMAYSSNVAAIQVADQLGPEKVVEYQKRFGLGQSVNEGVDGEAAGRVLEVGEWSGSTYGSVPIGHSVDATLLQMAAAYGAIANDGVYVQPHLIKDTVAPDGTVTANTDVASHRVLSADTAGELRTLLESVMEVPDGSGRDARVNGYRVAGKTGTSSRLAEGSYLAGEVSSFIGMAPAENPRFVVAVFAHTPKSGGGPVAGPAFKEIMSFALRHYKVPPSTTEPPEFTVRP